In Hydra vulgaris chromosome 06, alternate assembly HydraT2T_AEP, a genomic segment contains:
- the LOC136081517 gene encoding deoxyuridine 5'-triphosphate nucleotidohydrolase-like, whose amino-acid sequence MTYKFKVQSVINKKVETKESACFNLRSTKDYILQPQQRILVNAGVYIDLMEPDLVGHIYSKSGIAFKYDVAVLNSPGIIDADYKDEIKVLLIIHSKEEYIINPRDAVAQMGFVKIFKAVKKVIESDGCACREVTMTIIKDVERKSGFGSTGK is encoded by the exons ATGACATACAAGTTTAAAGTTCAAAGTGTG ataaataaaaaggttGAAACAAAAGAGAGCGCTTGTTTTAATTTGAGAAGCACAAAGGATTATATACTTCAACCACAACAACGTATTTTAGTAAACGCTGGAGTGTATATTGATTTAATGGAACCAGATTTAGTAGGTCACATATATTCAAAGTCGGGTATAGCTTTTAAATATGATGTTGCTGTGTTGAATTCTCCAGGAATAATAGACGCTGATTATAAAGATGAAATTAAAGTGTTATTGATAATTCATTCAAAAGaagaatatattattaatcCTAGAGATGCTGTTGCTCAAATgggatttgtaaaaatatttaaagctgtaaaaaaagtaattgaaaGTGATGGATGTGCTTGTCGTGAAGTGACAATGACAATAATTAAAGATGTAGAAAGAAAGAGTGGTTTTGGTTCCActggaaaataa